A single genomic interval of bacterium harbors:
- a CDS encoding NADH-quinone oxidoreductase subunit H yields the protein MSGYAGLLAALLLAPLLPGVINRTKSFFAGRRGPPLLQAYFDLAKLLRKGAVYSTTTTWLFRAGPVVGLAAMLVASALAPFGGVSAPLAFAGDFLFFAGLLGVTRFMTMLAALDTGSSFEGMGASREAQFAALAEPAFLLGLTAVAWKTGGLSLSGMLGTNSFATWSGAAAPLALVCVSLLVVFLAENARIPVDDPNTHLELTMIHEVMVLDHGGPDLALIQYAAALKLWVLGSLVVGIALPVRSLAHGWAFAASVAGMLGLCVVVGVVESCLARLRLTRVPQLLLGAGVLSLLALFIGLK from the coding sequence GTGAGCGGCTACGCCGGACTCCTCGCCGCGCTGCTCCTGGCGCCCCTGCTGCCCGGGGTGATCAACCGGACGAAGTCGTTCTTCGCCGGCCGCCGCGGCCCGCCGCTGCTGCAAGCCTACTTCGACCTGGCCAAGCTCCTGCGCAAGGGCGCGGTCTACAGCACGACGACGACCTGGCTGTTCCGGGCCGGGCCGGTCGTCGGGCTCGCGGCCATGCTCGTGGCCAGCGCGCTCGCGCCGTTCGGGGGCGTCAGCGCCCCGCTGGCCTTCGCGGGCGACTTCCTGTTCTTCGCCGGGCTGCTGGGCGTGACCCGCTTCATGACGATGCTGGCCGCGCTCGACACCGGCTCGAGCTTCGAGGGGATGGGGGCCAGCCGCGAGGCGCAGTTCGCCGCGCTGGCGGAGCCGGCCTTCCTGCTCGGGCTGACGGCCGTCGCCTGGAAGACCGGCGGGCTCTCGCTGTCGGGCATGCTCGGGACCAACTCGTTCGCGACCTGGAGCGGGGCCGCGGCGCCGCTGGCGCTGGTCTGCGTGTCGCTGCTGGTCGTCTTCCTGGCGGAGAACGCGCGCATCCCGGTGGACGACCCCAACACCCACCTCGAGCTGACGATGATCCACGAGGTCATGGTCCTCGACCACGGCGGCCCCGACCTCGCCCTGATCCAGTACGCGGCCGCGCTGAAGCTGTGGGTGCTCGGGTCGCTCGTCGTGGGCATCGCGCTGCCCGTGCGCAGCCTGGCGCACGGCTGGGCGTTCGCGGCCTCGGTGGCGGGCATGCTCGGGCTCTGCGTGGTCGTGGGCGTCGTGGAGTCGTGCCTGGCGCGGCTGCGGCTGACCCGGGTGCCCCAACTGCTGCTGGGAGCGGGCGTGCTGTCGCTCCTGGCGCTCTTCATCGGACTGAAATGA
- a CDS encoding hydrogenase, giving the protein MNSWIDADLVLITLTSLVLLGASRLGTSIRMVALQGILLSPLPLLLAGQSGFGPRAAMLAVATVLIKGLGFPWLMARAVRGGSQRREMDPRIGYNASLLAGVLLMVVAFLLSSRLPLPPGEGTPLVLPAALFNILAGMFVIASRRQAITQVLGYLVMENGIYVFGVGIASHQPLLVELGILLDVFAAVFVMGIVIFHMGRELDHTDTDRMTLLNDWEKE; this is encoded by the coding sequence ATGAACAGCTGGATCGACGCGGACCTGGTGCTGATCACGCTGACGAGCCTCGTGCTCCTCGGCGCGAGCCGGCTGGGCACGAGCATCCGCATGGTGGCCCTGCAGGGGATCCTGCTGAGCCCGTTGCCGCTGCTCCTCGCGGGGCAATCCGGCTTCGGGCCGCGCGCCGCCATGCTGGCGGTCGCGACCGTGCTGATCAAGGGCCTCGGCTTCCCGTGGCTGATGGCCCGGGCCGTCCGCGGCGGCTCGCAGAGGCGGGAGATGGACCCGCGCATCGGCTACAACGCCTCGCTGCTGGCGGGGGTGCTGCTGATGGTCGTCGCGTTCCTGCTGAGCAGCCGTCTGCCGCTGCCGCCCGGGGAGGGGACCCCGCTCGTGCTGCCCGCGGCGCTGTTCAACATCCTGGCCGGGATGTTCGTCATCGCGAGCCGGCGCCAGGCGATCACGCAGGTGCTCGGCTACCTCGTGATGGAGAACGGCATCTACGTGTTCGGCGTCGGGATCGCCAGCCACCAGCCGCTGCTGGTCGAGCTGGGCATCCTGCTCGACGTGTTCGCCGCCGTGTTCGTCATGGGCATCGTCATCTTCCACATGGGCCGCGAGCTCGACCACACCGACACCGACCGCATGACCCTGCTCAACGACTGGGAGAAGGAGTGA
- a CDS encoding proton-conducting transporter membrane subunit: MIGTLIIVPALAGALSFGLRSNRARRALLVATAATHAALAVAAWRGSPEPTLYDWLALDDLGRLFLGLTSLLFLVTAVYAVGYLAREKGRTAGDRGEDFLFRNIPEAVFTGCLLLFLSAMTLVITSRHLGLLWAGVEATTLASAPLIHFHRHRRSLEATWKYLVLCSLGIAVALLGSFFLSVALRETSSSSSLVLDDLLRRAPAADVPWLRAAFICLLVGYGTKMGLAPLHNWLPDAHSEAPSVVSALLSGALLNCAFLAILRVLQVCLAAGQGEFAREMLLWFGLFSMATAAVFLVRQPDYKRLLAYSSVEHMGILAVGVGLGGLGNYGALLHAVSHSLTKGMLFLVAGNILTAYQTKAAGEVRGLLRGLPASGILWTAGFLAIAGSPPFGTFLSEFTIVRAALGLGRPVVAGAMLLLLGVIFAGMSRTMLAMAHGEAATKHPAEPFLAVAPPVVLAALVLLLGLFIPPPLETTLRLAARALGVPS, translated from the coding sequence GTGATCGGCACCCTCATCATCGTCCCGGCGCTCGCCGGCGCGCTCAGCTTCGGGCTGCGGTCCAACCGCGCCCGCCGCGCGTTGCTCGTCGCGACGGCCGCGACCCACGCGGCGCTGGCCGTCGCCGCCTGGCGCGGCTCGCCCGAGCCGACCCTCTACGACTGGCTGGCGCTGGACGACCTCGGGCGCCTCTTCCTCGGCCTCACCAGCCTGCTGTTCCTGGTCACGGCCGTGTACGCCGTCGGCTACCTCGCCCGCGAGAAGGGCCGGACCGCCGGCGACCGCGGGGAGGATTTCCTGTTCCGGAACATCCCCGAGGCGGTGTTCACCGGCTGCCTGCTGCTCTTCCTGTCCGCGATGACGCTCGTGATCACGAGCCGCCACCTCGGGCTGCTCTGGGCGGGCGTCGAGGCGACCACGCTCGCGAGCGCGCCGCTCATCCACTTCCACCGCCACCGGCGCTCGCTGGAGGCGACCTGGAAGTACCTGGTCCTCTGCTCGCTCGGCATCGCGGTGGCGCTGCTGGGGAGCTTTTTCCTCTCGGTCGCGCTGCGGGAGACCTCGTCGTCGTCGTCGCTCGTGCTCGACGACCTGCTGCGCCGGGCGCCGGCGGCCGACGTGCCCTGGCTGCGCGCCGCGTTCATCTGCCTGCTCGTCGGCTACGGCACCAAGATGGGCCTGGCGCCGCTGCACAACTGGCTGCCGGACGCCCACAGCGAGGCCCCGTCGGTCGTCTCCGCGCTGCTGTCGGGCGCGCTGCTGAACTGCGCCTTCCTGGCCATCCTGCGCGTGCTGCAGGTCTGCCTGGCGGCCGGGCAGGGCGAGTTCGCGCGCGAGATGCTGCTGTGGTTCGGCCTGTTCTCGATGGCCACGGCGGCCGTGTTCCTGGTGCGCCAGCCCGACTACAAGCGCCTGCTGGCCTACTCGAGCGTCGAGCACATGGGCATCCTGGCCGTCGGCGTCGGGCTCGGCGGGCTCGGCAACTACGGCGCGCTGCTCCACGCCGTCAGCCACTCGCTCACCAAGGGGATGCTGTTCCTCGTCGCCGGGAACATCCTGACCGCCTACCAGACCAAGGCGGCCGGCGAGGTGCGCGGCCTCCTGCGCGGGCTGCCGGCCTCGGGGATCCTCTGGACGGCCGGCTTCCTCGCCATCGCGGGCTCGCCGCCGTTCGGCACCTTCCTGAGCGAGTTCACGATCGTCCGCGCGGCGCTGGGCCTGGGCCGGCCGGTCGTGGCGGGCGCGATGCTGCTGCTGCTCGGGGTGATCTTCGCCGGCATGTCGCGGACGATGCTGGCGATGGCACACGGCGAAGCGGCGACGAAGCATCCCGCGGAGCCGTTCCTGGCCGTGGCCCCCCCCGTCGTCCTGGCGGCGCTGGTCCTGCTGCTCGGCCTCTTCATCCCGCCACCGCTTGAGACGACGCTGCGCCTGGCCGCCCGCGCCCTAGGGGTGCCGTCATGA